A single genomic interval of Ramlibacter pinisoli harbors:
- a CDS encoding helix-turn-helix transcriptional regulator produces MIPANFDSADLDTVLSDWLRALHEQAVLAVVILGPNPFGARDERDVVAVHPPGLGVAARALAASSDYGSGWRDTDAPLVAWQSIARPEPVPGDWRSQWVAHGFHGLVRVEFPLPADRAFECFLFSPRELAGRAEAAALVWSTMSVWPLVRRALATARSTLSPRERECLVLAFQGLTARESAGRLQCAERTVNFHLANAMGKLKVDSKLAAIQRACWLGVM; encoded by the coding sequence GTGATTCCTGCTAACTTTGACAGCGCCGACCTCGACACGGTGCTGAGCGACTGGCTGCGCGCGCTGCACGAGCAGGCCGTGCTCGCCGTCGTCATCCTCGGCCCCAACCCGTTCGGCGCGCGCGACGAGCGCGACGTGGTGGCCGTCCACCCGCCCGGTCTGGGCGTTGCCGCCCGTGCGCTGGCCGCCAGCAGCGACTACGGCAGCGGCTGGCGCGACACCGATGCGCCGCTGGTGGCCTGGCAGTCGATCGCGCGCCCCGAGCCGGTGCCGGGCGACTGGCGCTCCCAGTGGGTCGCGCACGGCTTCCACGGGCTGGTGCGGGTCGAGTTCCCCTTGCCGGCCGACCGCGCCTTCGAGTGCTTCCTGTTCTCCCCGCGCGAGCTGGCCGGCCGGGCCGAGGCGGCGGCGCTGGTGTGGTCGACGATGAGCGTGTGGCCGCTGGTGCGGCGCGCGCTCGCCACCGCCCGCTCGACCCTGAGCCCGCGCGAGCGCGAATGCCTGGTGCTGGCCTTCCAGGGCCTGACCGCGCGCGAGAGCGCCGGCCGCCTGCAGTGCGCCGAGCGCACCGTGAACTTCCACCTGGCCAACGCGATGGGCAAGCTCAAGGTCGACAGCAAGCTGGCGGCCATCCAACGCGCCTGCTGGCTGGGCGTCATGTAG
- a CDS encoding BMP family ABC transporter substrate-binding protein, with amino-acid sequence MFKNLAAALAAAFLCLPASPQQPPALKVAFVHVAPLTQAGWVRQHEEGRQALQAALGPRVATRSVENVPEGPDAERVIRDLAQQGHQLIFTPSFGYMEPTLKVARDFPQVRFESITGYKTAPNVAVANARYYEGRYLAGVAAGRLSASHTAGYVAGFPIPEVLQGINAFTLGMRSVDPQAQVRVVWLNAWFDPARERDAAMTLMNQGADVLAFHTASTAVMAAVQERGRLAIAYHSDMRFAAPDAQVLAVTHHWGDYYTRRAREVLDGTWKPGNVWGGIREGMVRVEHFGPKVPRAVQDEVLARQRDIAAGRLQPFAGPLADNTGRTVVARGAALTDPQILAMDFLVAGVLGKVGQ; translated from the coding sequence ATGTTCAAAAACCTCGCTGCCGCGCTCGCGGCCGCCTTCCTGTGCCTGCCCGCCTCGCCCCAGCAGCCGCCGGCGCTGAAGGTGGCCTTCGTCCACGTCGCGCCGCTGACCCAGGCCGGCTGGGTGCGCCAGCACGAGGAGGGCCGCCAGGCCCTGCAGGCGGCACTGGGCCCGCGCGTGGCCACCCGGTCGGTCGAGAACGTGCCGGAGGGCCCGGACGCCGAACGCGTGATCCGTGACCTGGCCCAGCAGGGGCACCAGCTGATCTTCACGCCCAGCTTCGGCTACATGGAGCCGACGCTCAAGGTCGCGCGCGACTTCCCCCAGGTCAGGTTCGAGTCCATCACCGGGTACAAGACGGCGCCCAACGTCGCGGTGGCCAACGCCCGCTACTACGAGGGCCGCTACCTGGCCGGTGTCGCGGCCGGGCGGCTGTCGGCGTCGCACACGGCCGGCTACGTGGCCGGCTTCCCGATCCCCGAGGTGCTGCAGGGCATCAACGCCTTCACGCTGGGCATGCGCTCGGTCGACCCGCAGGCGCAGGTGCGTGTGGTGTGGCTGAACGCCTGGTTCGACCCGGCGCGCGAGCGCGACGCGGCCATGACCCTGATGAACCAGGGCGCCGACGTGCTCGCCTTCCACACCGCCTCCACCGCCGTGATGGCGGCCGTCCAGGAGCGCGGCCGGCTGGCCATCGCCTACCACTCGGACATGCGCTTTGCCGCGCCCGACGCCCAGGTGCTGGCCGTGACGCACCACTGGGGCGACTACTACACGCGCCGCGCGCGCGAGGTCCTGGACGGCACCTGGAAGCCGGGCAACGTCTGGGGCGGCATCCGCGAGGGCATGGTGCGTGTCGAGCACTTCGGCCCCAAGGTCCCCAGGGCGGTGCAGGACGAGGTGCTGGCGCGCCAGCGCGACATCGCCGCCGGCCGGCTGCAGCCGTTCGCCGGTCCCCTGGCCGACAACACCGGCCGCACCGTCGTGGCGCGCGGCGCCGCCCTGACCGACCCGCAGATCCTCGCCATGGACTTCCTGGTGGCGGGCGTGCTGGGCAAGGTCGGACAATAG
- a CDS encoding type III pantothenate kinase: protein MSLLAIDIGNTRLKWALYDAPHPGAAILAHGAEFLEQIDALSEGAWARLPAPDRMLGCSVAADAVRRRVEAQLEELWDLPAQWVHASAAEAGLTNGYDHPARLGADRWVAMVGARQHALAHGPARPMVVVMVGTAVTVEAVDEEGRFLGGFILPGHGIMLRALESGTAGLHVPTGEVRAFPTNTSDALTSGGTYAIAGAIERMVQHVRAHCGAEPACIMTGGAGWKMAPHMSIAFELVDSLIFDGLLEIGRHRFGPS, encoded by the coding sequence GTGTCCCTGCTCGCCATCGACATCGGCAACACCCGCCTGAAGTGGGCGCTGTACGACGCACCGCACCCGGGCGCCGCCATCCTGGCCCACGGGGCCGAATTCCTGGAGCAGATCGATGCGCTGTCGGAAGGCGCCTGGGCGCGGCTGCCGGCCCCCGACCGCATGCTCGGCTGCTCGGTCGCCGCCGACGCCGTGCGGCGCCGCGTCGAGGCGCAGCTGGAAGAGCTCTGGGACCTGCCGGCGCAATGGGTGCACGCCAGCGCGGCCGAGGCCGGGCTGACCAACGGCTACGACCACCCGGCCCGCCTCGGCGCCGACCGCTGGGTCGCGATGGTGGGGGCGCGCCAGCACGCGCTGGCGCACGGCCCGGCGCGGCCGATGGTGGTCGTGATGGTGGGCACCGCGGTCACGGTGGAGGCGGTCGACGAGGAGGGGCGCTTCCTCGGCGGCTTCATCCTGCCGGGGCACGGCATCATGCTGCGCGCGCTCGAGTCCGGCACGGCCGGCCTGCACGTGCCCACCGGCGAGGTGCGCGCCTTCCCCACCAACACCAGCGACGCGCTCACCAGCGGCGGCACCTACGCCATCGCCGGCGCGATCGAGCGCATGGTGCAGCACGTGCGCGCGCACTGCGGGGCCGAGCCGGCCTGCATCATGACCGGCGGCGCCGGCTGGAAGATGGCGCCCCACATGTCGATCGCGTTCGAGCTGGTCGACTCGCTCATCTTCGACGGCCTGCTCGAGATCGGCCGGCACCGCTTCGGGCCGTCCTAG